In Corvus moneduloides isolate bCorMon1 chromosome 3, bCorMon1.pri, whole genome shotgun sequence, one DNA window encodes the following:
- the LOC116441721 gene encoding opsin-5-like: MEEQYISKLHPVVDYGAGVFLLIIAILTILGNSAVLAAAVKRSSLLKSPELLTVNLAVADIGMALSMYPLAIASAWNHAWLGGDASCVYYALMGFLFGVCSMMTLCAMAVIRFLVTNSSKSNGNKITKNTVCILITFIWLYSLLWAILPLLGWGYYGPEPFGISCTIAWSKFHNSPNGFSFILSMFLLCTVLPALTIIACYLGIAWKVHKAYQEIQNIDRIPNAAKLEKKLTLMAVLISVGFLSSWTPYAAASFWSIFNSSDSLQPVVTLLPCLFAKSSTAYNPFIYYVFSKTFRCEVKKLQCCCGWRVHYFSSDNSTEHPVSTMWSGRDNVRLSAAAKAENLGAAATASQHRSNLASLPGPKEQGSSK; the protein is encoded by the exons ATGGAGGAGCAGTACATTTCCAAACTCCACCCAGTCGTGGATTATGGAGCTGGGGTCTTTCTTCTAATCATAG CCATCCTGACGATCCTTGGGAATTCAGCTGTCCTTGCCGCGGCTGTGAAACGCTCTTCCCTGCTGAAGTCACCAGAGCTGCTCACAGTGAACCTGGCAGTGGCAGACATTGGGATGGCCCTCAGCATGTACCCGCTGGCCATCGCCTCCGCCTGGAACCACGCCTGGCTGGGGGGAGATGCCTCCTGTGTTTACTATGCCCTGATGGGTTTCCTGTTCGGGGTCTGCAGCATGATGACCCTGTGTGCCATGGCCGTGATCCGATTCCTCGTCACTAACTCATCCAAATCCAATG GTAACAAAATCACCAAAAACACCGTCTGCATCCTGATCACTTTCATCTGGCTCTACTCCTTGCTCTGGGCCATCCTGCccttgctgggctggggctACTACGGCCCTGAGCCCTTTGGCATCTCTTGTACCATAGCCTGGAGCAAGTTCCACAACTCCCCCAATGGTTTCTCGTTCATCCTGAGCATGTTCCTCCTGTGCACAGTCCTGCCTGCGCTGACCATCATTGCCTGTTACTTGGGGATTGCCTGGAAGGTTCATAAAGCATACCAAGAGATCCAGAATATTGACAGGATCCCTAATGCAGCCAAGCTGGAGAAGAAGCTGACCCTG ATGGCCGTGCTCATCTCAGTGGGGTTCCTGAGCTCCTGGACTCCCTATGCAGCTGCCAGCTTCTGGTCCATCTTTAACTCCAGCgactccctgcagcctgtggtgacgctgctgccctgcctgttTGCCAAGTCCTCCACAGCCTACAACCCTTTCATTTACTACGTCTTCAGCAAGACCTTCCGCTGCGAGGTTaagaagctgcagtgctgctgtggctggagggTTCACTACTTCAGCTCCGACAACTCCACGGAGCATCCCGTGTCCACCATGTGGAGCGGCAGGGACAACGTCCGTCTGTCTGCGGCGGCCAAGGCGGAGaacctgggagctgcagccacggCTTCACAGCACAGGTCAAACCTGGCCTCACTCCCAGGTCCAAAGGAACAGGGGAGCAGCAAATGA
- the LOC116441800 gene encoding zinc finger protein 493-like: protein MPTESGMPQPAGEGMPQPAADSEPEVFETVLPITVFVLSDEDFLQDDDKNQEMSIPEVEQEFKLNNSLCLKNKVEHSNDSSSVGNWDANRTVSNEDNCIKYSEDKCFAESVCNTSKLSSSDGCDAGMDKYGQNCMLPTSSCKTELPEIIKYSDGEYCGGNDGFQKIPPLLSSAGSDRADTVETSRSCTLVVVPKHEEEPVNVATVPFDGSPQKQPEIHKEFEIIVKMEDPDAPKNGDNEIDNRKISKFEDETLSSLSEHGLKEEKFTYNCSDPFLNGCSPTFKELLEDVGKPEMNAFTSAESNTTGEHIYKMLTPFPKKRYQQQKVVSSHASLKEFQSQQEGLTWLNDNVTITPLPKTSSSTKENERWSFKCRFCSSVYKCSVHLKKHIYSAHKDKRIHKCCFCKRTFFFSFNLKNHLKFHKKIARLQKARKNRINARKGRQKGSEEQESETKKKESKYKKFFIKIERDCTRLDVPVSFTCRICFFASSNPRSFIHHMKGHKERPPYQCPQCDYSCSSLSYLLHHMYWHAGYKLYQCRFCTFFSLYFASMVRHSHVHTGDKPYSCELCQAAFTSTSGLERHRRIHAGTETCQGQQPNCLSGRKRTERPLKNYTCDECNLVFYTKGHLSFHKKFHEQLKANGYTSQSNKYCKSKICKADSDSQCHVSHSLFGRENDCLGGGILDSEVEFEQGGDVWVNKKICPGKKFLENSHGGNSLAVTRNRSEVPRTSYQMDAATYKEEPFFKSEASQGFSARDVQDDHSYHNFVENLDACPSSLNPFQTYRCQHCSYVTAVPNNFRLHLKLHTDERPFVCKECNEAFKTSNHLQKHSLLHVKNGQEFGSCLFVERCLENLELHREIHGGTYPERDFDSCRGSNSSLLGSEVCGVQRGVQRGTANDVQAQIQPPFYQCAECNYATSILSNLELHIRTHTGEKPYSCTICQKKFRTSSHLKRHRLTHLNTGHFKCTGCDYSTNKWLSLKRHLASHTGEGSTSPGCFYEHKELPVKTYRCEECGYCTAHNGNLKLHLRIHTGEKPFQCGQCSLAFRTSSHLKRHLLTHLKLQCRKCRYSTVDKHAFQKHIKTHKKKYKCAKCNVVLPTKKLLEKHKRQHEVGM from the exons ATGCCGACGGAGTCGGGAATGCCGCAGCCGGCCGGGGAGGGAATGCCGCAGCCGGCCGCAGACAGCG AGCCGGAGGTGTTTGAGACTGTGCTGCCAATCACTGTCTTTGTGCTGAGCGATGAAGATTTTCTCCAGGATGATGATAAGAACCAGGAAATGTCCATTCCCGAGGTGGAGCAGGAGTTTAAATTAAACAACAGCCTTTGCCTAAAAAATAAAGTCGAACATTCAAACGACAGTAGCAGTGTAGGCAATTGGGATGCAAACAGGACTGTTTCAAATGAAGACAATTGTATCAAATACTCTGAGGATAAATGTTTTGCTGAGAGTGTGTGTAATACATCAAAATTATCTTCAAGTGATGGGTGTGATGCGGGCATGGATAAATACGGTCAAAATTGCATGTTACCTACATCATCTTGCAAAACAGAGCTTCCAGAGATCATCAAATACAGCGATGGAGAATATTGTGGTGGTAATGATGGCTTTCAGAAGAttcctcctctcctgtcctctGCTGGCAGCGACAGAGCTGACACTGTCGAGACGAGCAGATCGTGTACGTTGGTAGTGGTACCCAAACATGAAGAGGAACCTGTCAATGTTGCAACTGTTCCTTTTGATGGCTCTCCACAGAAACAACCAGAAATCCACAAGGAATTTGAGATAATTGTTAAAATGGAAG ATCCTGATGCCCCAAAGAATGGAGATAATGAAATTGATAAcaggaaaataagcaaatttGAAGATGAAACTCTGAGTTCTCTTTCAGAACACGGcttgaaagaagagaaatttacCTATAATTGTTCTGATCCATTTCTTAATGGATGTTCTCCTACTTTTAAAGAACTTCTAGAAGATGTAGGGAAACCTGAGATGAATGCTTTCACTTCTGCTGAATCAAATACTACTGGAGAGCATATTTACAAGATGTTAACACCATTCCCTAAGAAAAGATACCAGCAACAAAAAGTTGTTTCTTCTCATGCAAGCCTAAAAGAGTTCCAGAGCCAGCAAGAAGGTTTAACGTGGCTGAATGATAATGTGACCATCACACCTCTTCCTAAAACATCTTCTTCTACAAAGGAGAATGAAAGATGGAGTTTCAAGTGCAGGTTTTGTAGTTCTGTGTATAAATGCAGTGTGCACCTGAAGAAACATATTTATTCAGCTCATAAAGATAAAAGAATACATAAGTGCTGCTTTTgtaaaagaacttttttcttttctttcaatctTAAGAATCACCTTAAATTTCATAAGAAGATTGCTAGGTtgcaaaaggcaagaaaaaatagaataaatgcAAGAAAAGGGAGGCAGAAAGGATCTGAAGAACAAGAATCTGAgaccaagaaaaaagaaagtaaatacaagaaatttttcattaaaattgaaAGGGACTGTACACGTCTGGATGTGCCAGTTAGCTTTACCTGCAgaatttgtttctttgcttcatCAAATCCTAGGAGTTTTATTCATCACATGAAGGGACACAAGGAGAGACCACCTTACCAGTGTCCTCAGTGTGATTACTCCTGCAGCAGCTTATCCTACCTGTTACATCACATGTACTGGCATGCTGGCTACAAGCTCTACCAGTGCAGGTTCTGCACctttttttcattgtattttgcAAGCATGGTGAGGCACAGCCATGTCCACACAGGGGATAAACCATATTCCTGtgagctctgccaggcagcaTTCACCAGCACCTCAGGGTTGGAGAGACACAGGAGGATACATGCAGGGACAGAAACATGCCAAGGACAGCAACCCAACTGCCTGAGTGGGAGAAAGAGAACTGAAAGACCTCTAAAGAACTACACATGTGATGAATGTAACCTGGTGTTCTACACTAAAGGACATCTCAGCTTTCACAAGAAATTTCATGAACAGTTAAAGGCTAATGGTTATACAAGTCAGAGCAATAAGTactgtaaaagcaaaatatgcaAAGCTGATAGTGATTCTCAGTGCCATGTTTCTCACTCTCTTTTTGGTAGAGAAAATGATTGTCTGGGTGGGGGAATCCTGGATTCAGAAGTAGAGTTTGAGCAAGGAGGTGATGTGTGGGTCAATAAGAAAATATGCCCTGGAAAGAAATTCCTTGAAAACAGCCATGGAGGCAACAGCCTGGCTGTTACAAGGAATAGATCAGAAGTTCCTCGGACTTCTTACCAAATGGATGCTGCCACTTACAAAGAGGAACCTTTCTTCAAATCAGAAGCCTCTCAAGGCTTCTCTGCCAGAGATGTGCAAGATGATCATTCATATCATAACTTTGTGGAAAACTTGGATGCCTGTCCTTCCAGTTTAAATCCATTCCAAACATACAGGTGCCAGCACTGCAGTTATGTTACTGCTGTTCCTAACAACTTCAGGCTGCACTTAAAGTTACATACAGATGAAAGACCATTTGTGTGTAAAGAGTGCAATGAGGCATTTAAAACTTCAAACCATTTGCAGAAACACAGCCTTCTTCATGTGAAAAATGGACAGGAGTTTGGAAGTTGCCTCTTTGTTGAGAGGTGTTTAGAGAATCTTGAATTGCATCGTGAAATCCACGGAGGCACATATCCAGAAAGGGATTTTGATTCCTGCAGAGGCTCAAACAGCTCCTTGCTTGGTTCAGAAGTCTGTGGAGTTCAGCGAGGTGTTCAGAGGGGCACAGCAAACGATGTGCAAGCACAAATTCAGCCACCATTCTATCAGTGTGCAGAGTGCAACTACGCTACTAGCATTTTAAGCAACCTGGAACTCCACATCAGAACTCACACAGGTGAGAAGCCCTACAGCTGCACCATTTGTCAGAAGAAGTTCCGTACTTCCAGTCACCTGAAAAGGCACAGACTCACACATTTGAACACGGGGCATTTCAAGTGCACAGGCTGTGACTACTCAACCAACAAATGGCTGTCCTTGAAACGGCACCTGGCTTCACACACCGGGGAGGGAAGCACCTCTCCTGGCTGCTTCTATGAGCACAAGGAGCTGCCTGTCAAGACATACAGGTGTGAGGAGTGTGGCTATTGCACAGCCCACAACGGGAACCTGAAGCTCCACCTGAGGATCCACACGGGAGAGAAGCCGTTCCAGTGCGGGCAGTGCTCCCTGGCCTTCCGCACCTCCAGCCACCTCAAGCGCCACTTGCTGACTCACCTCAAGCTGCAGTGCAGGAAGTGCAGATACTCCACGGTGGATAAACACGCTTTCCAAAAGCACATAAAAACGCACAAAAAGAAGTATAAGTGTGCAAAGTGTAATGTGGTGCTGCCCACCAAAAAACTGCTGGAGAAGCATAAGCGGCAGCACGAGGTTGGAATGTGA